A portion of the Cryptomeria japonica chromosome 5, Sugi_1.0, whole genome shotgun sequence genome contains these proteins:
- the LOC131875927 gene encoding uncharacterized protein LOC131875927: protein MENTLIGKFYGMRPNIEVVRGFVKRKWNLKGQVDVVAMNKGCLSFSFSCEEDHMNILCNETWAIRKYLMYIQKWYPNARREKKFVVQVPIWIKLLGLPIKYWEEDVFARIANAFRELIAIDPVTASRRRLIYASNCKVGHWAKKCPSNVVKSQSQAKVWKKVDNSLKASHSDGLDQEKQSQVGRREEVLVRELGNETKRGDIESVALQEKEQNGKESDDGERESQVSSQKEEKEKDKTDQNSDNSEKRNNGHKSKDNKEEGDNFNLVSNSFESDKEAD from the exons atggaaaatacctTGATTGGCAAGTTTTATGGGATGAGACCGAACATTGAGGTTGTTCGTGGGTTTGTTAAGAGGAAATGGAACTTGAAAGGTCAGGTGGATGTGGTTGCGATGAACAAAGGATGtctatccttttctttctcttgtgaggaggaCCACATGAATATCCTTTGCAACGAAACTTGGGCGATACgcaaatatttaatgtatatccagaaatggtaCCCTAATGCGAGAAGAGAAAAAAAATTTGTGGTCCAAGTTCCAATTTGGATAAAGTTACTTGGACTCCCAATcaaatattgggaggaagatgtgtttgcaAGAATAGCCAATGCCTTTAGGGAGCTTATCGCCATTGATCCAGTTACGGCATccagaagaagacttatttatgccAGTAACTGT AAAGttggacactgggctaaaaaatgcccaagtaaTGTGGTCAAATCTCAATCCCAAGCTAAAGTATGGAAAAAGGTGGACAACTCTTTGAAAGCTTCGCATTCTGATGGTCTAGATCAGGAAAAACAATCTCAGGTTGGAAGGAGAGAGGAAGTGTTAGTCAGAGAACTGGGAAATGAAACGAAGAGAGGAGATATTGAAAGTGTCGCCCTTCAGGAAAAGGAGCAGAATGGCAAGGAGTCAGATGATGGAGAAAGAGAGTCACAAGTCAGTAGccaaaaagaggaaaaggaaaaggacaagACAGATCAAAACTCAGACAATAGTGAGAAGAGAAATAACGGTCATAAGTCCAAagacaataaagaggaaggagacaatTTTAATTTAGTATCAAATTCATTTGAGTCAGATAAGGAAGCAGACTAG